In Eriocheir sinensis breed Jianghai 21 chromosome 23, ASM2467909v1, whole genome shotgun sequence, a single window of DNA contains:
- the LOC127002401 gene encoding uncharacterized protein LOC127002401: MWYWCAGYPFTGSLETYTPRSFSASVVDSGVFPMWYWCAGYPFTGSLETYTPMSFSASVVDSGVFPMWYWCAGYPFTGSLVTYTPRSFSASVVDSGVFPMWYWCAGYPFTGSLVTYTPRSFSASVVDSGVFPMWYWCAGYPFTGSLVTYTPRSFSASVVDSGVFPMWYWCAGYPFTGSLVTYTPRSFSASVVDSGVFPMWYWCAGYPFTGSLVTYTPRSFSASVVDSGVFPMWYWCAGYPLPRCRTLHFSPLNCSMKVPTTTSTKALSNVGFSSQNHFFPRPRRRLVGSHECRTFVKLSQDS; this comes from the exons atgtggtattggtgtgctggatatcccttcactggtagcctggaaacatacactcccaggtctttctctgcctctgtggtggatagtggagtgtttcccatgtggtattggtgtgctggatatcccttcactggtagcctggaaacatacactcccatgtctttctctgcctctgtggtggatagtggagtgtttcccatgtggtattggtgtgctggatatcccttcactggtagcctggtaacatacactcccaggtctttctctgcctctgtggtggatagtggagtgtttcccatgtggtattggtgtgctggatatcccttcactggtagcctggtaacatacactcccaggtctttctctgcctctgtggtggatagtggagtgtttcccatgtggtattggtgtgctggatatcccttcactggtagcctggtaacatacactcccaggtctttctctgcctctgtggtggatagtggagtgtttcccatgtggtattggtgtgctggatatcccttcactggtagcctggtaacatacactcccag gtctttctctgcctctgtggtggatagtggagtgtttcccatgtggtattggtgtgctggatatcccttcactggtagcctggtaacatacactcccag gtctttctctgcctctgtggtggatagtggagtgtttcccatgtggtattggtgtgctggatatcccctcccaagatgcaggactttacatttttctccattgaattgtagcaTGAAAGTACCCActacaacctcaacgaaagccttatccaatgtgggtTTCAGCTCTCAGAATCAttttttcccaaggccacgaaggagattggTCGGGTCTCATGAGTGTAGAacctttgtcaaactatcacaagactcataa